A region of Vigna radiata var. radiata cultivar VC1973A chromosome 6, Vradiata_ver6, whole genome shotgun sequence DNA encodes the following proteins:
- the LOC106763669 gene encoding stearoyl-[acyl-carrier-protein] 9-desaturase 5, chloroplastic-like, protein MAKSKHRLSLLSLHSQIYLPHSSTIMLIQTTLPFACPRTVRHRMVPPKCVLSMSPPPKVRRTHPLPTEKLEVFRSLEGWASQYVLPLLKPVEKSWQPNSFVPNPSSPFEKFVDEVKALRDRTKELSDEYFLVLVSDMITEEALPTYQTTMNSLDGVKDECGTSPSPSPNPWAVWTRAWSTEEMEICS, encoded by the coding sequence ATGGCCAAATCAAAACATAGGCTTTCACTCCTCTCACTGCACTCACAAATATACCTACCACACTCGTCAACCATCATGCTCATACAAACTACTCTCCCCTTTGCATGTCCAAGAACTGTTCGCCACCGCATGGTGCCACCGAAATGTGTCCTCTCAATGTCCCCGCCACCAAAAGTGCGGAGGACCCACCCATTGCCGACGGAAAAGTTAGAGGTTTTCAGGTCACTGGAAGGGTGGGCTTCGCAGTATGTCCTACCGCTGCTGAAACCCGTGGAAAAAAGCTGGCAGCCGAACAGTTTCGTTCCCAACCCATCGTCGCCGTTTGAAAAGTTCGTGGACGAGGTGAAGGCTCTTCGCGATCGAACCAAGGAGCTATCTGACGAGTACTTCTTGGTGCTGGTCAGTGACATGATCACAGAGGAAGCTCTTCCCACTTACCAGACCACAATGAACAGCCTCGACGGCGTGAAAGACGAGTGCggaacaagcccaagcccaagcccaaacccGTGGGCTGTGTGGACTCGGGCCTGGTCCACGGAAGAGATGGAGATTTGCTCATAA